The following are encoded in a window of Prevotella melaninogenica genomic DNA:
- a CDS encoding SufE family protein, which yields MTINEAQDAVIGEFEDFTDWMDKYQMLIDLGNELEPLEEQYKNEQNLIDGCQSRVWLQCDNVDGKLIFTADSDALITKGIIALLIRVLSNHTPQEIIDADLYFIDKIGLRQHLSPTRSNGLLSMVTKIKAYAVGFSLQ from the coding sequence ATGACAATAAACGAAGCACAAGATGCAGTAATTGGTGAGTTTGAAGACTTCACTGATTGGATGGATAAATACCAAATGCTCATTGACTTGGGCAACGAGTTGGAGCCATTAGAGGAGCAGTATAAGAACGAGCAGAACCTTATTGATGGTTGTCAGAGCCGTGTATGGCTGCAGTGTGACAACGTAGATGGTAAACTTATCTTCACTGCTGACTCTGATGCACTCATCACAAAGGGTATCATTGCCCTTCTGATACGTGTGTTAAGCAATCATACTCCACAAGAGATTATCGATGCTGACCTGTATTTCATTGACAAGATAGGTCTTCGTCAGCATCTCTCACCAACACGTAGCAACGGCTTACTCTCTATGGTGACAAAGATTAAG